In Oryzias melastigma strain HK-1 linkage group LG10, ASM292280v2, whole genome shotgun sequence, a single window of DNA contains:
- the LOC112153042 gene encoding moesin isoform X1: MSTINVRVTTMDAELEFAILPSTTGKQLFDQIVKTIGLRETWFFGLQYQDSKGFSTWLKLNKRVTAQDVKKTNPLLIKFRARFYPEDVAEELIQEATQRLFFLQVKESILNDDIYCPPETAVLLASYAVQVKHGDYRKDYHVQGYLAKERLLPQRVLEQHKLNKTQWEERIQKWHEEHKGMLREDAMLEYLKIAQDLEMYGVNYFNIKNKKGSELWLGVDALGLNIYDKKDKMTPKIGFPWSEIRNISFNDKKFVIKPIDKKAPDFVFYVPRLRINKRILALCMGNHDLYMRRRKPDTIEVQQMKAQAREEKTKRQKERALLESEKKKRENAEKETEKIARETMELMERLRQIEEQTKRAQDELEEQTRRALESEKERKIAQEEAERLDKDRRAAVEAKESLLHNSETQIKNQESLATELAELTSKISQLEEAKKKKDEEAKRWQKRAMMVEADLERTKEELKTKLMGVHIQNSVHPHMHEHDETDESSAEASAELTSPGMVRDRSEEERVTETQKNQRLQKNLKFLSTELARAVDESKKTPNDLIHAENVKQGRDKYKTLRQIRQGNTKQRIDEFESM; encoded by the exons atgtcaacT ATAAATGTCCGAGTCACAACGATGGATGCGGAGCTGGAGTTTGCCATTCTGCCCAGCACTACTGGCAAACAGCTTTTTGACCAG ATAGTGAAAACCATTGGGCTGCGAGAGACGTGGTTCTTTGGCCTTCAGTACCAAGACAGCAAAGGCTTTTCCACCTGGCTCAAGCTAAACAAGAGG GTGACGGCTCAAGATGTGAAGAAAACCAATCCCTTGTTGATCAAGTTTAGGGCCAGGTTTTACCCCGAGGACGTGGCTGAAGAGCTCATCCAGGAAGCAACACAGCGCCTCTTTTTCCTCCAG GTGAAGGAGAGTATCCTAAACGATGACATATACTGTCCACCCGAGACAGCAGTGCTGCTGGCCTCCTATGCAGTTCAGGTCAAGCATGGGGACTACAGGAAAGATTATCACGTCCAGGGATATCTCGCAAAGGAGAGGCTGCTGCCACAGAG GGTTTTGGAGCAGCACAAGCTCAATAAGACTCAGTGGGAGGAAAGAATCCAGAAGTGGCATGAAGAGCACAAAGGAATGTTGAG GGAGGACGCTATGTTGGAGTATCTGAAGATAGCCCAAGACTTGGAGATGTACGGTGTAAACTACTTCaacattaagaacaaaaaagggTCAGAGCTGTGGCTCGGAGTGGACGCTTTGGGTCTgaacatttatgacaaaaaggACAA gATGACCCCAAAAATCGGTTTCCCCTGGAGTGAGATCCGAAACATTTCCTTCAACGACAAGAAGTTTGTCATCAAACCAATTGACAAGAAAGCTCCG GATTTTGTTTTCTACGTACCCCGTCTTCGTATCAACAAGCGCATCCTGGCATTGTGCATGGGAAATCACGACCTGTACATGCGCAGACGTAAACCCGACACCATCGAGGTCCAGCAGATGAAGGCCCAAGCCCGGGAGGAGAAGACCAAGAGGCAAAAGGAAAG GGCTCTTCTTgagagtgagaaaaaaaagcgaGAAAATGCTGAGAAGGAAACGGAGAAGATTGCCCGTGAGACCATGGAGCTGATGGAGAGACTGAGGCAGATTGAAGAGCAGACAAAGCGAGCTCAAGATG AGCTGGAAGAGCAGACTCGCAGAGCACTTGAGTCagagaaggagagaaaaattGCTCAAGAGGAGGCCGAACGTCTGGACAAGGACCGCAGAGCCGCAGTTGAGGCTAAAGAAAGCCTTTTGCACAATTCTGAAACCCAGATCAAGAACCAAGAGAGCCTG GCCACTGAGCTGGCAGAGCTTACCTCTAAAATCTCCCAGCTGGAAGAAGCCAAGAAGAAAAAGGACGAGGAGGCGAAGAGATGGCAGAAAAGG GCGATGATGGTAGAGGCTGATTTGGAGCGAACCAAAGAAGAGCTGAAGACTAAACTAATGGGTGTCCACATCCAGAATTCAGTCCATCCTCACATGCATGAGCACGACGAGACGGATGAGAGCAGCGCAGAGGCGAGCGCTGAGCTGACGTCTCCAGGCATGGTCCGAGACCGCAGCGAGGAGGAgagagtcacagaaacacagaagaacCAGCGGCTGCAGAAAAACCTGAAG ttcCTGAGCACCGAGCTGGCCAGAGCCGTGGACGAGAGCAAAAAGACCCCCAATGACCTGATCCACGCCGAGAATGTGAAGCAAGGCCGTGACAAATACAAGACCCTTCGCCAGATTCGCCAAGGCAACACTAAACAGCGTATCGATGAGTTTGAGTCCATGTGA
- the LOC112153042 gene encoding moesin isoform X2, with amino-acid sequence MSTINVRVTTMDAELEFAILPSTTGKQLFDQIVKTIGLRETWFFGLQYQDSKGFSTWLKLNKRVTAQDVKKTNPLLIKFRARFYPEDVAEELIQEATQRLFFLQVKESILNDDIYCPPETAVLLASYAVQVKHGDYRKDYHVQGYLAKERLLPQRVLEQHKLNKTQWEERIQKWHEEHKGMLREDAMLEYLKIAQDLEMYGVNYFNIKNKKGSELWLGVDALGLNIYDKKDKMTPKIGFPWSEIRNISFNDKKFVIKPIDKKAPDFVFYVPRLRINKRILALCMGNHDLYMRRRKPDTIEVQQMKAQAREEKTKRQKERALLESEKKKRENAEKETEKIARETMELMERLRQIEEQTKRAQDELEEQTRRALESEKERKIAQEEAERLDKDRRAAVEAKESLLHNSETQIKNQESLATELAELTSKISQLEEAKKKKDEEAKRWQKRNSVHPHMHEHDETDESSAEASAELTSPGMVRDRSEEERVTETQKNQRLQKNLKFLSTELARAVDESKKTPNDLIHAENVKQGRDKYKTLRQIRQGNTKQRIDEFESM; translated from the exons atgtcaacT ATAAATGTCCGAGTCACAACGATGGATGCGGAGCTGGAGTTTGCCATTCTGCCCAGCACTACTGGCAAACAGCTTTTTGACCAG ATAGTGAAAACCATTGGGCTGCGAGAGACGTGGTTCTTTGGCCTTCAGTACCAAGACAGCAAAGGCTTTTCCACCTGGCTCAAGCTAAACAAGAGG GTGACGGCTCAAGATGTGAAGAAAACCAATCCCTTGTTGATCAAGTTTAGGGCCAGGTTTTACCCCGAGGACGTGGCTGAAGAGCTCATCCAGGAAGCAACACAGCGCCTCTTTTTCCTCCAG GTGAAGGAGAGTATCCTAAACGATGACATATACTGTCCACCCGAGACAGCAGTGCTGCTGGCCTCCTATGCAGTTCAGGTCAAGCATGGGGACTACAGGAAAGATTATCACGTCCAGGGATATCTCGCAAAGGAGAGGCTGCTGCCACAGAG GGTTTTGGAGCAGCACAAGCTCAATAAGACTCAGTGGGAGGAAAGAATCCAGAAGTGGCATGAAGAGCACAAAGGAATGTTGAG GGAGGACGCTATGTTGGAGTATCTGAAGATAGCCCAAGACTTGGAGATGTACGGTGTAAACTACTTCaacattaagaacaaaaaagggTCAGAGCTGTGGCTCGGAGTGGACGCTTTGGGTCTgaacatttatgacaaaaaggACAA gATGACCCCAAAAATCGGTTTCCCCTGGAGTGAGATCCGAAACATTTCCTTCAACGACAAGAAGTTTGTCATCAAACCAATTGACAAGAAAGCTCCG GATTTTGTTTTCTACGTACCCCGTCTTCGTATCAACAAGCGCATCCTGGCATTGTGCATGGGAAATCACGACCTGTACATGCGCAGACGTAAACCCGACACCATCGAGGTCCAGCAGATGAAGGCCCAAGCCCGGGAGGAGAAGACCAAGAGGCAAAAGGAAAG GGCTCTTCTTgagagtgagaaaaaaaagcgaGAAAATGCTGAGAAGGAAACGGAGAAGATTGCCCGTGAGACCATGGAGCTGATGGAGAGACTGAGGCAGATTGAAGAGCAGACAAAGCGAGCTCAAGATG AGCTGGAAGAGCAGACTCGCAGAGCACTTGAGTCagagaaggagagaaaaattGCTCAAGAGGAGGCCGAACGTCTGGACAAGGACCGCAGAGCCGCAGTTGAGGCTAAAGAAAGCCTTTTGCACAATTCTGAAACCCAGATCAAGAACCAAGAGAGCCTG GCCACTGAGCTGGCAGAGCTTACCTCTAAAATCTCCCAGCTGGAAGAAGCCAAGAAGAAAAAGGACGAGGAGGCGAAGAGATGGCAGAAAAGG AATTCAGTCCATCCTCACATGCATGAGCACGACGAGACGGATGAGAGCAGCGCAGAGGCGAGCGCTGAGCTGACGTCTCCAGGCATGGTCCGAGACCGCAGCGAGGAGGAgagagtcacagaaacacagaagaacCAGCGGCTGCAGAAAAACCTGAAG ttcCTGAGCACCGAGCTGGCCAGAGCCGTGGACGAGAGCAAAAAGACCCCCAATGACCTGATCCACGCCGAGAATGTGAAGCAAGGCCGTGACAAATACAAGACCCTTCGCCAGATTCGCCAAGGCAACACTAAACAGCGTATCGATGAGTTTGAGTCCATGTGA
- the LOC112153467 gene encoding androgen receptor isoform X2 — protein MAFRSSLSEKQEAFNCFVMTDRDHSCDTGPCPTIELSKAVSVSLGLDSLASPLHSQCPSSAFADSADGGNNGSRGVSELPGNVNSEGNGLVLARSSPTQDNFREVCANIRQVSCVDLFRSGDMDCAQSVTRGSVISRFVCKDPSMFVSPASELSATSQVNEVAPLKPYSAYPANPNLYRENQGGWCANERIYSERPEPHRGGSDGHHFSCKYCSCGQTPFGSRQECNCVWYSRGAQSGKGGSHAAMAQAYGQVESYPDAIPQGQNTFSTIKTEPSVWVDCADRTFRHEDLFPGVYLSDRRVCQVCGDDASGCHYGAVTCGSCKVFFKRAAAGKQNHLCASRNDCTIDKLRRKNCASCRLKRCFMSGMSLKGRRLKGAGQTRSGEEELPAAWGPGEREERKKDVIPESGNVAQGPQGLPPGIPPTLRSCLSLLSILQSIEPTLVNAGHDPAQPDSSSSLLTSLNELGERQLVTVVRWAKAIPGFRDLHVDDQMSVIQLSWMGVMVLALGWRSYTLTNCSMLYFAPDLVFNDQRMQISSMYEHCVRMKLLAQRFHRLEVTEEEFLCMKALVLFSILPVEGLKSQRCFDELRTSYIKELDRLASHRGETTRTQRLFQLTELLDYLQSVVRKLHQFTYDLFIQAQSLQTRVNFPEMISEIVSVHVPKILSGMVKPILFHNTA, from the exons ATGGCCTTTCGCTCCAGCCTGTCCGAAAAACAAGAAGCGTTTAACTGTTTCGTGATGACCGACAGAGACCATTCCTGTGACACCGGCCCGTGTCCGACCATCGAGCTGAGCAAAGCGGTGTCGGTGTCTCTGGGTTTGGACTCGCTGGCGTCTCCGCTCCACAGCCAGTGCCCCAGCAGCGCGTTCGCGGACTCCGCCGACGGCGGAAATAATGGTTCCCGAGGAGTGTCAGAGTTGCCTGGAAATGTGAACTCGGAAGGAAATGGACTCGTCCTAGCCCGCAGCAGCCCGACGCAGGACAACTTTAGAGAAGTGTGCGCCAACATTAGGCAGGTGAGCTGCGTGGATCTGTTCAGATCGGGGGACATGGACTGCGCGCAGTCGGTTACGCGCGGATCGGTCATATCCAGATTCGTCTGCAAGGATCCAAGCATGTTCGTGAGCCCGGCGTCGGAGCTCTCCGCCACTTCCCAGGTCAATGAGGTCGCACCTTTAAAACCATATTCTGCTTATCCCGCTAATCCGAACCTGTACAGGGAGAACCAGGGCGGGTGGTGCGCAAACGAGCGCATTTACAGCGAGCGGCCAGAGCCGCACAGAGGCGGATCCGACGGACATCATTTCTCCTGCAAATATTGCAGTTGTGGGCAAACCCCGTTCGGGTCCAGGCAGGAATGCAACTGTGTGTGGTACAGTAGAGGTGCGCAAAGTGGAAAAGGTGGCTCACACGCAGCGATGGCACAGGCTTACGGCCAAGTGGAAAGTTACCCAGACGCGATCCCCCAAGGGCAAAACACTTTTTCCACTATCAAGACCGAACCTTCAGTTTGGGTGGACTGCGCCGACCGAACTTTCAG GCATGAGGATTTGTTTCCAGGAGTCTACCTGTCAGACCGCAGAGTGTGCCAGGTGTGCGGCGACGACGCTTCGGGCTGTCACTATGGAGCAGTCACCTGCGGCAGCTGCAAAGTGTTCTTTAAAAGGGCCGCTGCAG GTAAGCAGAACCACCTGTGTGCCAGCCGGAACGACTGCACCATCGACAAGCTGAGGCGGAAGAACTGCGCCTCGTGCCGCTTGAAGAGGTGCTTCATGTCGGGGATGAGCCTGAAAG GCCGGAGGCTGAAGGGAGCTGGACAGACGAGGAGCGGAGAGGAGGAGCTGCCCGCTGCCTGGGGGCCTGGGGAAAGGGAAGAGCGAAAGAAAGATGTTATCCCGGAGTCTGGAAACGTGGCTCAAG ggcCTCAAGGCTTACCACCAGGGATCCCCCCGACTCTGCGTTCCTGCTTATCCCTCCTGAGCATCCTGCAGTCTATTGAGCCCACTCTGGTTAACGCGGGACATGACCCCGCCCAGCCAGACAGCTCCTCGTCCTTGCTAACCAGCCTCAACGAGCTCGGAGAGAGGCAGCTGGTAACCGTGGTGCGCTGGGCCAAGGCAATTCCAG gtttccGTGATCTCCACGTGGATGATCAGATGTCGGTGATTCAGCTGTCGTGGATGGGGGTGATGGTGTTGGCGTTAGGGTGGAGATCCTACACTCTCACCAACTGCTCCATGCTCTACTTTGCTCCAGATCTGGTTTTCAAcga CCAGCGGATGCAAATCTCCAGCATGTACGAACACTGCGTTCGGATGAAGCTCCTCGCCCAGCGCTTCCACCGGCTGGAGGTGACCGAGGAGGAGTTCCTCTGCATGAAGGCCCTCGTCCTCTTCAGCATCC TGCCAGTAGAGGGCCTGAAGAGCCAGCGTTGTTTTGATGAACTGCGGACCTCCTACATCAAGGAGCTGGATCGGCTGGCCAGCCACCGTGGGGAGACCACCCGTACGCAGAGGCTGTTTCAGCTCACGGAGCTGCTGGACTACCTCCAGTCG GTTGTGAGGAAATTGCACCAGTTCACCTATGATCTCTTCATCCAAGCTCAATCCCTGCAGACGCGTGTCAACTTCCCCGAGATGATCTCGGAGATTGTCAGCGTCCATGTGCCCAAGATCCTCTCAGGCATGGTCAAGCCCATCCTCTTCCACAACACGGCCTAG
- the LOC112153467 gene encoding androgen receptor isoform X1 produces MAFRSSLSEKQEAFNCFVMTDRDHSCDTGPCPTIELSKAVSVSLGLDSLASPLHSQCPSSAFADSADGGNNGSRGVSELPGNVNSEGNGLVLARSSPTQDNFREVCANIRQVSCVDLFRSGDMDCAQSVTRGSVISRFVCKDPSMFVSPASELSATSQVNEVAPLKPYSAYPANPNLYRENQGGWCANERIYSERPEPHRGGSDGHHFSCKYCSCGQTPFGSRQECNCVWYSRGAQSGKGGSHAAMAQAYGQVESYPDAIPQGQNTFSTIKTEPSVWVDCADRTFRHEDLFPGVYLSDRRVCQVCGDDASGCHYGAVTCGSCKVFFKRAAAGKQNHLCASRNDCTIDKLRRKNCASCRLKRCFMSGMSLKGRRLKGAGQTRSGEEELPAAWGPGEREERKKDVIPESGNVAQGGPQGLPPGIPPTLRSCLSLLSILQSIEPTLVNAGHDPAQPDSSSSLLTSLNELGERQLVTVVRWAKAIPGFRDLHVDDQMSVIQLSWMGVMVLALGWRSYTLTNCSMLYFAPDLVFNDQRMQISSMYEHCVRMKLLAQRFHRLEVTEEEFLCMKALVLFSILPVEGLKSQRCFDELRTSYIKELDRLASHRGETTRTQRLFQLTELLDYLQSVVRKLHQFTYDLFIQAQSLQTRVNFPEMISEIVSVHVPKILSGMVKPILFHNTA; encoded by the exons ATGGCCTTTCGCTCCAGCCTGTCCGAAAAACAAGAAGCGTTTAACTGTTTCGTGATGACCGACAGAGACCATTCCTGTGACACCGGCCCGTGTCCGACCATCGAGCTGAGCAAAGCGGTGTCGGTGTCTCTGGGTTTGGACTCGCTGGCGTCTCCGCTCCACAGCCAGTGCCCCAGCAGCGCGTTCGCGGACTCCGCCGACGGCGGAAATAATGGTTCCCGAGGAGTGTCAGAGTTGCCTGGAAATGTGAACTCGGAAGGAAATGGACTCGTCCTAGCCCGCAGCAGCCCGACGCAGGACAACTTTAGAGAAGTGTGCGCCAACATTAGGCAGGTGAGCTGCGTGGATCTGTTCAGATCGGGGGACATGGACTGCGCGCAGTCGGTTACGCGCGGATCGGTCATATCCAGATTCGTCTGCAAGGATCCAAGCATGTTCGTGAGCCCGGCGTCGGAGCTCTCCGCCACTTCCCAGGTCAATGAGGTCGCACCTTTAAAACCATATTCTGCTTATCCCGCTAATCCGAACCTGTACAGGGAGAACCAGGGCGGGTGGTGCGCAAACGAGCGCATTTACAGCGAGCGGCCAGAGCCGCACAGAGGCGGATCCGACGGACATCATTTCTCCTGCAAATATTGCAGTTGTGGGCAAACCCCGTTCGGGTCCAGGCAGGAATGCAACTGTGTGTGGTACAGTAGAGGTGCGCAAAGTGGAAAAGGTGGCTCACACGCAGCGATGGCACAGGCTTACGGCCAAGTGGAAAGTTACCCAGACGCGATCCCCCAAGGGCAAAACACTTTTTCCACTATCAAGACCGAACCTTCAGTTTGGGTGGACTGCGCCGACCGAACTTTCAG GCATGAGGATTTGTTTCCAGGAGTCTACCTGTCAGACCGCAGAGTGTGCCAGGTGTGCGGCGACGACGCTTCGGGCTGTCACTATGGAGCAGTCACCTGCGGCAGCTGCAAAGTGTTCTTTAAAAGGGCCGCTGCAG GTAAGCAGAACCACCTGTGTGCCAGCCGGAACGACTGCACCATCGACAAGCTGAGGCGGAAGAACTGCGCCTCGTGCCGCTTGAAGAGGTGCTTCATGTCGGGGATGAGCCTGAAAG GCCGGAGGCTGAAGGGAGCTGGACAGACGAGGAGCGGAGAGGAGGAGCTGCCCGCTGCCTGGGGGCCTGGGGAAAGGGAAGAGCGAAAGAAAGATGTTATCCCGGAGTCTGGAAACGTGGCTCAAGGTG ggcCTCAAGGCTTACCACCAGGGATCCCCCCGACTCTGCGTTCCTGCTTATCCCTCCTGAGCATCCTGCAGTCTATTGAGCCCACTCTGGTTAACGCGGGACATGACCCCGCCCAGCCAGACAGCTCCTCGTCCTTGCTAACCAGCCTCAACGAGCTCGGAGAGAGGCAGCTGGTAACCGTGGTGCGCTGGGCCAAGGCAATTCCAG gtttccGTGATCTCCACGTGGATGATCAGATGTCGGTGATTCAGCTGTCGTGGATGGGGGTGATGGTGTTGGCGTTAGGGTGGAGATCCTACACTCTCACCAACTGCTCCATGCTCTACTTTGCTCCAGATCTGGTTTTCAAcga CCAGCGGATGCAAATCTCCAGCATGTACGAACACTGCGTTCGGATGAAGCTCCTCGCCCAGCGCTTCCACCGGCTGGAGGTGACCGAGGAGGAGTTCCTCTGCATGAAGGCCCTCGTCCTCTTCAGCATCC TGCCAGTAGAGGGCCTGAAGAGCCAGCGTTGTTTTGATGAACTGCGGACCTCCTACATCAAGGAGCTGGATCGGCTGGCCAGCCACCGTGGGGAGACCACCCGTACGCAGAGGCTGTTTCAGCTCACGGAGCTGCTGGACTACCTCCAGTCG GTTGTGAGGAAATTGCACCAGTTCACCTATGATCTCTTCATCCAAGCTCAATCCCTGCAGACGCGTGTCAACTTCCCCGAGATGATCTCGGAGATTGTCAGCGTCCATGTGCCCAAGATCCTCTCAGGCATGGTCAAGCCCATCCTCTTCCACAACACGGCCTAG